A stretch of DNA from Malus sylvestris chromosome 9, drMalSylv7.2, whole genome shotgun sequence:
ttacatgcttctccaaggttccatccatgcctataaaaggagaaggcatccacaccatttgtatcaatcaagcaagcaagcaatcaaccaagtgagagtgagaagtaaGAGTAGTCTTGTGAGGAGTGTGAGTGATCTAGAGTTTGTCTCTAGAAAGTGAGTGAGTGTCATAGCTTCTCAAGTGTGTCCTTGAAAGTttgagtgttgtaatattttgtgtgtgtaatacaagtaatttgtttacttgtgttgtctttccaacacttgtgttagagttgtgtactctaaaTTTTCTCAACAACTACTACATCTGTAGTCTACTCTTTTAACTTTATAAATCAATTATTTATTATCAGTGGCTTCACCTTCATTACCatgtcatgttatgttctaagATTGTTGATACTTGTCCACCTTCATTACCatgtcatgttatgttctaggATTGTTGATACTTGTCCAAGCGAATTTTTCTCTGTATCCCAGTACCACATTGTTATTGGATATGTACGCGATAAATAACCAGTTATGCGGTAGAGTCTCCCCGAGTACATCATGGATTTGGCAAGCCTGTCTCCTCAACCCAATTTACATGACAGCCTTACGTAAATGAGAATTGAGAGAAGTTCTGGTACAGGATTTATGGATATTAGCATCCGTGAGAGGCATTTACGTGGGGTGAAGTACCTATTTGACATTTTCTTGTGAggtaattaaaattcaaaaacttcatcaaacaGATAACAGGAGGATACCAAAAGTTTTCCTTTCCCATGCGttaagaggaggaggagaggtactgtagtaatttttatttttattcatcaCCGTGGCAGTACTAATGGTTTAGGAATGTGATTCTATAAATTCTAAGAGAGGCATTGTAGTAAtttctattagagttgtaatcataTTGGGTAAGTAATTAACCTCTTTCCGACTACTACACAATGGGTGAGCAAATACAGCTCAGAATTCACCTCTTCAGTTTGCCGCACCGCTCTTTAACTCTCCAGTTACATAGGTCTACAACAATCACTTTGTTTTTTACTCAGCAttctttttcattgtttttcacTCGCACTCCTTTCCATATCAAATCGTCTTTAAATCTTATAACGCACTCGAAGTCCTAACTAAGCCAAACTCAATTGCTTGGAAGCCAAGTTAGGGTCTAGCGTCCAGAGCGGCCCAAAGACCCCAAACATAGGGTTCTGCCGTTATAATTACATACAGCAAGAAGCAGCCAAAAGGGTCCTAGCTAGTGCGTagactttctttctcttttactCGTATGATTTTAATTTGGATACCTAGAGATGtttgagaagaaaagaaagggaacCGATATCAACCAATCCCAAATGGCGCCGGAGGAGATGAATGAGGACTTCGATCTTCccggcaaggagaaggagattGGCAGGCAGGTCCTGGGGAAGAAGAATAAGCGCCTCAAGGTCAAGGACATCCCCAAGAACGGCGGCGGGGTTCAAGGTAATTCCCTCTTTAATTTATCCGTACGTTTTTCTGAAATtggttttaaagttgtttttggATTGGGATTGATTTGAATGGCTATGGTTAGTTGTAGATGGATATGGGTGTTGGCAAACACCATCATTGGTAATCATGGAGAATATCGTATCTCGCCTCGACTTACTTGATCGGATTCGCTTAAGAATCGTCTGCAAGTATTGGAGTTCGATTGCTATGCGAAGGGACATCCGCAGTACTGCTCCGCCATTCCCCTGGTTAGTTCTCTCTCAACGTAGTCCCGACTACTTAGAGTTCTCCATCCCATCTGAGGGTAGAGTAATAGACTTGCCTAAGCGAATTCGAGGGTGGTTTCATAGTTCCTCCAAAGGTTGGTTGATTATGGTCAAGGAagaaacctctcgagtcattctactaaaCCCAGTTTCGAGAGACAAACACAAACTTCCCTCCTTGAGTAAAATCCCATCTTTCGAAAAACTTGGACGTCGAAAAGGAGACAACTACTATCTTCGTGAAATTGCACTATCCAGTTCAACTATCTCAGAATGCACTGTAGCAGCGATTTTTTCTTCTATGGAAATTGGTGTGTGCAGGCCTGGAGAAAAAAGTTGGAGCATCTTTCCCATGTTGGATTGCACTATTGAGTCTCCTTTAGACATATTGTTTACGTCCAGTGGCATGCTATATGTATTGGTCGAAAACTATGAGATAAAGAATGGAGGCGTTGTAACTCGCACGTTATGCTTCGAAGATGGTGATGAGCTGGAATTGAAGTTGGTTTAtgacaaaaaggaaaaatcacGAAAAGATTTATTCCATTCCTGCGGTGGCACTGTCGAGGACATATCATATTTGATAGAATCAGCAACCAGGAATGAAGTCTTGTTGATTCATCAGATTAGAAATCAAGCGGTGATGACCGATTTTGATCGCATTCAATGGACTCATAATTTCTTAGTTTACAAGATTGATCAGGGCAATGACAGAATCTtttgttaggaatgtcggtactacaagatagagaatgcacaaggtaaagtagaaaatggacaccaagaatttatgtggttcggcaatttataCCTACGTCCACCAAACAAtgatcaatcttcactatatgaaaaatatgagtacaacaagagtagtcttaccaagccaaaaacaaggcttgatggatacaagaaagtatgacacacACTTTCCATCtctctaaacttcactcacacaatgtgtagtggaacactctcactctcactcttggagtggaactaaacttcactcacacaatgtgtagtggaacactctcactcttggaatggaactctagctttggatttgatcctttgctactcacTACTCTCTTGATTGGTTAATTGGTTGGTTCACTACAACATCACAtccatatttataggtgagggttTGGCATACACTAGTTTCTAGAGtattcttcaaacctctagcATAAAAAGATCTAGACTAGCCACAAAattgtagcttctagatctttccatttgcaaccaaggaagctagaactttctagcttcttccatcaacttgATAACAtactagaattgtctagcatgctccggccacctcacttgcttactagaataatctagaacattcatcatgggctggaccatataccaacaatcTCCCCCTCCAGTCCATGAGGGAGGAATACCAAAAAATAGGATTGGTCCTCTTGACCAAACTCCCATTGATCGAACTATTCATTAACCAAGACCCTCTTGATTAGACTTCTCTTGACCAGGCTCCCCCTGATCAGAACTACCATCGTCATTGGTAAAGGCAATTATAGACTTCTTTGCCAGAAAAACATTGCTTGTCTGCATTAAAGAAGCTCTTCACCGTAAGTCACAACACCTGCAGTATTGTTTCCATCCCTTTGTTCCTTTTTCCATTTACGACAATGCTTCTTCATGTGACCTTCTTTGCCACAATGATGGCATGCACTCCTGAACCTCGACTTGGATCGGCTAGGACTCCTGCCATGACCTTTAGGTCCTCTACTCTTGCTTCTTCCGTCGTTCTCTGCGACGAATACTTGGCTGCTATCTGTGCCAgaagtctttctccttgtttcttcattgagcatgttatttttaacattatcaagagtAAGAACACCATTAGAAGCAGAGTTACTTAGAGCAAGTCCAGCGGGGACAAAATGTCCCAGCCCTCAGTCCAAAAAACGTGCCGGGCCGGAGAAAATCAAGTCCACC
This window harbors:
- the LOC126634520 gene encoding uncharacterized protein LOC126634520, yielding MFEKKRKGTDINQSQMAPEEMNEDFDLPGKEKEIGRQVLGKKNKRLKVKDIPKNGGGVQVVDGYGCWQTPSLVIMENIVSRLDLLDRIRLRIVCKYWSSIAMRRDIRSTAPPFPWLVLSQRSPDYLEFSIPSEGRVIDLPKRIRGWFHSSSKGWLIMVKEETSRVILLNPVSRDKHKLPSLSKIPSFEKLGRRKGDNYYLREIALSSSTISECTVAAIFSSMEIGVCRPGEKSWSIFPMLDCTIESPLDILFTSSGMLYVLVENYEIKNGGVVTRTLCFEDGDELELKLVYDKKEKSRKDLFHSCGGTVEDISYLIESATRNEVLLIHQIRNQAVMTDFDRIQWTHNFLVYKIDQGNDRIFNKKQSLGNQILFISSRGSSLSFPVSSSKGLKANCIHFVELGVRDRVFRRDYRHGSGTSQVFYLDGRKFENSVNSEMWGLSWWSPTV